One Vigna unguiculata cultivar IT97K-499-35 chromosome 7, ASM411807v1, whole genome shotgun sequence genomic region harbors:
- the LOC114190020 gene encoding transcription factor MYBC1-like encodes MREDESNWFSKWEEELPSPEELMPLSQTLITPHLAVAFDITNSSQNNHHQQQQFPLQPPSGAEEEPARTLKRPRLVWTPQLHKRFVDAVAHLGIKNAVPKTIMQLMSVDGLTRENVASHLQKYRLYLKRMQGLAGGAAAADSATDHLFASSPVPPHFLHPAARSASDHYLPFVPALQQHRNHHHHMAVAAHFGSPRNAHFELPVLSRMGASVPGYVEDVESERRKVLTLFPAGDD; translated from the coding sequence atgagagAAGATGAATCAAATTGGTTCTCAAAGTGGGAAGAAGAGTTACCTTCACCAGAGGAACTCATGCCCTTATCCCAAACCCTAATAACCCCTCACCTTGCCGTAGCTTTTGACATAACCAACTCTTCCCAGAACAACCACCACCAACAGCAGCAGTTTCCGCTTCAGCCACCTTCCGGCGCGGAGGAGGAACCGGCGCGGACTCTGAAACGGCCGCGACTGGTGTGGACCCCACAGCTGCACAAGCGCTTCGTGGATGCCGTGGCCCACTTGGGGATCAAGAACGCCGTTCCCAAGACCATAATGCAGCTCATGAGCGTCGACGGGTTGACCCGCGAAAACGTCGCCAGCCACCTCCAGAAATACCGCCTCTACTTGAAGCGCATGCAGGGTTTGGCCGGAGGTGCCGCCGCCGCAGACTCCGCCACGGACCACCTCTTCGCCAGCTCGCCTGTGCCGCCGCACTTCCTGCACCCGGCTGCCCGCTCGGCCTCTGACCACTACCTGCCCTTTGTGCCGGCGTTGCAGCAGCACCgcaatcaccaccaccacatGGCGGTGGCTGCTCATTTTGGTTCGCCGCGGAATGCGCACTTTGAACTCCCCGTTCTGTCAAGGATGGGAGCTTCGGTGCCGGGTTATGTGGAGGATGTGGAGTCGGAAAGGAGGAAGGTTCTTACTTTGTTTCCAGCTGGAGATGATTGA